In one window of Larus michahellis chromosome 10, bLarMic1.1, whole genome shotgun sequence DNA:
- the VGLL4 gene encoding transcription cofactor vestigial-like protein 4 isoform X2: METPLDVLSRAASLVHADDEKREAALRGEPRMQSLPVSSALTNHRTGPPPISPNKRKLSMDQGDDELDCENDHVSKMSRMFNPHLNKTANGDYRKEHRERSRSPIERAAAPTMSLHTNHVYASIPSLTMDQPLALTKNSMDATRTVGITPTLTSVERQQNRPSVITCASANNRNCNLSHCPIAHSGCGSAMPAYRRPSSTTTACDPVVEEHFRRSLGKNYKEPEPVANSVSITGSVDDHFAKALGDTWLQIKAAKDGVSSSPESASRRGQSSPSSHMVNHNHSPSVVS; the protein is encoded by the exons GTGAAGCAGCTCTAAGAGGCGAGCCCAGGATGCAGTCTCTCCCAGTCTCCTCTGCTCTCACCAACCATCGCACAGGCCCTCCTCCCATCAGTCCCAACAAGAGGAAGCTCAGCATGGACCAAGGGGATGATGAGCTAGACTGTGAAAACGACCACGTTTCTAAAATGAGTCGAATGTTCAATCCCCATCT AAACAAGACTGCCAATGGAGATTATCGGAAGGAGCACAGAGAGAGGAGTCGCAGCCCAATAGAGAGGGCTGCTGCCCCAACAATGAGCCTTCACACCAATCACGTGTATGCCTCAATCCCAAGCTTGACCATGGATCAACCTCTAGCACTGACCAAAAACAGCATGGATGCAACCCGAACAGTTGGCATCACACCTACACTGACTTCCGTGGAACGGCAGCAG AACCGTCCATCCGTAATCACATGTGCTTCTGCGAACAACCGGAACTGTAACCTCTCTCATTGTCCCATTGCTCACAGTGGCTGCGGTTCAGCAATGCCTGCCTACAGAAGACCCTCTAGCA CTACCACTGCCTGTGACCCAGTGGTGGAAGAGCACTTCCGCCGGAGCCTTGGCAAGAATTACAAGGAGCCTGAGCCAGTGGCAAACTCTGTGTCCATCACAGGATCAGTCGACGACCACTTTGCCAAAGCACTTGGGGATACGTGGCTTCAGATCAAAGCTGCGAAGGACGGAGTCTCCAGCAGTCCCGAGTCTGCCTCACGGCGGggccagtcttccccttcctctcaCATGGTCAATCATAATCACTCGCCCTCTGTAGTCTCATGA
- the VGLL4 gene encoding transcription cofactor vestigial-like protein 4 isoform X1, with protein sequence MLFMKMDLLNYQYLDKMNNNIGILCYEGEAALRGEPRMQSLPVSSALTNHRTGPPPISPNKRKLSMDQGDDELDCENDHVSKMSRMFNPHLNKTANGDYRKEHRERSRSPIERAAAPTMSLHTNHVYASIPSLTMDQPLALTKNSMDATRTVGITPTLTSVERQQNRPSVITCASANNRNCNLSHCPIAHSGCGSAMPAYRRPSSTTTACDPVVEEHFRRSLGKNYKEPEPVANSVSITGSVDDHFAKALGDTWLQIKAAKDGVSSSPESASRRGQSSPSSHMVNHNHSPSVVS encoded by the exons GTGAAGCAGCTCTAAGAGGCGAGCCCAGGATGCAGTCTCTCCCAGTCTCCTCTGCTCTCACCAACCATCGCACAGGCCCTCCTCCCATCAGTCCCAACAAGAGGAAGCTCAGCATGGACCAAGGGGATGATGAGCTAGACTGTGAAAACGACCACGTTTCTAAAATGAGTCGAATGTTCAATCCCCATCT AAACAAGACTGCCAATGGAGATTATCGGAAGGAGCACAGAGAGAGGAGTCGCAGCCCAATAGAGAGGGCTGCTGCCCCAACAATGAGCCTTCACACCAATCACGTGTATGCCTCAATCCCAAGCTTGACCATGGATCAACCTCTAGCACTGACCAAAAACAGCATGGATGCAACCCGAACAGTTGGCATCACACCTACACTGACTTCCGTGGAACGGCAGCAG AACCGTCCATCCGTAATCACATGTGCTTCTGCGAACAACCGGAACTGTAACCTCTCTCATTGTCCCATTGCTCACAGTGGCTGCGGTTCAGCAATGCCTGCCTACAGAAGACCCTCTAGCA CTACCACTGCCTGTGACCCAGTGGTGGAAGAGCACTTCCGCCGGAGCCTTGGCAAGAATTACAAGGAGCCTGAGCCAGTGGCAAACTCTGTGTCCATCACAGGATCAGTCGACGACCACTTTGCCAAAGCACTTGGGGATACGTGGCTTCAGATCAAAGCTGCGAAGGACGGAGTCTCCAGCAGTCCCGAGTCTGCCTCACGGCGGggccagtcttccccttcctctcaCATGGTCAATCATAATCACTCGCCCTCTGTAGTCTCATGA
- the VGLL4 gene encoding transcription cofactor vestigial-like protein 4 isoform X3 translates to MQSLPVSSALTNHRTGPPPISPNKRKLSMDQGDDELDCENDHVSKMSRMFNPHLNKTANGDYRKEHRERSRSPIERAAAPTMSLHTNHVYASIPSLTMDQPLALTKNSMDATRTVGITPTLTSVERQQNRPSVITCASANNRNCNLSHCPIAHSGCGSAMPAYRRPSSTTTACDPVVEEHFRRSLGKNYKEPEPVANSVSITGSVDDHFAKALGDTWLQIKAAKDGVSSSPESASRRGQSSPSSHMVNHNHSPSVVS, encoded by the exons ATGCAGTCTCTCCCAGTCTCCTCTGCTCTCACCAACCATCGCACAGGCCCTCCTCCCATCAGTCCCAACAAGAGGAAGCTCAGCATGGACCAAGGGGATGATGAGCTAGACTGTGAAAACGACCACGTTTCTAAAATGAGTCGAATGTTCAATCCCCATCT AAACAAGACTGCCAATGGAGATTATCGGAAGGAGCACAGAGAGAGGAGTCGCAGCCCAATAGAGAGGGCTGCTGCCCCAACAATGAGCCTTCACACCAATCACGTGTATGCCTCAATCCCAAGCTTGACCATGGATCAACCTCTAGCACTGACCAAAAACAGCATGGATGCAACCCGAACAGTTGGCATCACACCTACACTGACTTCCGTGGAACGGCAGCAG AACCGTCCATCCGTAATCACATGTGCTTCTGCGAACAACCGGAACTGTAACCTCTCTCATTGTCCCATTGCTCACAGTGGCTGCGGTTCAGCAATGCCTGCCTACAGAAGACCCTCTAGCA CTACCACTGCCTGTGACCCAGTGGTGGAAGAGCACTTCCGCCGGAGCCTTGGCAAGAATTACAAGGAGCCTGAGCCAGTGGCAAACTCTGTGTCCATCACAGGATCAGTCGACGACCACTTTGCCAAAGCACTTGGGGATACGTGGCTTCAGATCAAAGCTGCGAAGGACGGAGTCTCCAGCAGTCCCGAGTCTGCCTCACGGCGGggccagtcttccccttcctctcaCATGGTCAATCATAATCACTCGCCCTCTGTAGTCTCATGA